Proteins from a genomic interval of Diprion similis isolate iyDipSimi1 chromosome 10, iyDipSimi1.1, whole genome shotgun sequence:
- the LOC124412007 gene encoding integrator complex subunit 12 — MSQLDLDPQFMQGLRLLHSPNKDSAEQLRSLLDDAIRQKHGPAKMLCNVLHKKYTMEEPVLSDHSSGSSKKSKGSTTSSKHSSKSSKNSSPINLPSHDTPPDILQSDDTFALEILEDDLTCVICKGMDVGARNRLVECVECHSLYHQECHTPHILDTQIDDPRLVWYCSNCSKSQQASKDRSSPRTIVEGKSKDHKKSSGSASKHSDKYKSTSSNVTTSQSNSGGNTPTGTPSVPKLTPNINIVSGDRRLRDMMKKVKQEKRSNSSGSSKHSASNALLSSSKTAQDKSLLFKIKSGSE, encoded by the exons ATGTCCCAGTTGGATCTCGACCCTCAATTTATGCAAGGACTCCGTCTCCTACATTCTCCGAACAAGGATTCAGCTGAGCAGCTTCGGTCCCTTCTCGATGACGCGATCAGACAAAAACATGGCCCAGCCAAAATGCTCTGCAACGTTCTTCATAAAAAG TACACAATGGAAGAGCCAGTGCTTAGCGATCACAGCAGTGGTAGCAGCAAGAAGAGCAAAGGATCCACCACATCGTCCAAGCACTCGAGTAAATCGAGTAAAAACAGTTCACCCATCAACCTACCTTCGCACGATACTCCCCCCGATATTCTCCAATCAGACGACACTTTCGCTCTAGAGATTCTAGAAGATGATTTAACATGCGTCATTTGCAAGGGAATGGATGTAGGGGCGAGGAACAGACTTGTGGAATGCGTGGAATGCCATTCTCTCTATCACCAGGAGTGCCATACGCCTCACATTCTGGATACTCAAATAGACGATCCCAGACTAGTTTGGTATTGTTCGAACTGTTCAAAATCTCAACAG GCTTCAAAGGACAGAAGTTCGCCGAGAACTATCGTCGAAGGGAAATCCAAAGATCACAAAAAGTCATCAGGTTCTG CCTCGAAGCATTCCGACAAGTACAAATCAACTTCTAGCAACGTTACCACGTCGCAGTCTAATAGCGGCGGCAACACACCGACAGGTACACCTAGCGTACCGAAACTCACGCCGAATATAAACATTGTCAGTGGCGACAGAAGACTAAGGGATATGATGAAGAAAGTGAAGCAAGAGAAACGCAGTAATAGTAGTGGTAGTAGTAAGCACTCTGCGTCAAATGCACTTTTGTCCTCGTCGAAAACTGCCCAAGATAAGTCTTTACTATTTAAGATAAAATCGGGCTCAGAATGA